One Bacteroidia bacterium DNA window includes the following coding sequences:
- the queG gene encoding tRNA epoxyqueuosine(34) reductase QueG — translation MKQFQHSVQIKAIAKRLGFDYVGISKAEFLKEEAPRLEAWLSNNYHGKMAYMANYFDLRLDPRLLVPGAKSVVSLLLNYFPDQKQQSSNHKISKYAYGEDYHMVIKDKLFEFLSLIREEIGEVGGRVFVDSAPVMDKAWAQKSGLGWIGKNSNLITKQQGSFFFIAELIIDLELEPDGPIKDYCGTCTRCIDACPTQAIIQPQVVDGSKCISYFTIELKEAIPVEWKGKFDDWMFGCDTCQDVCPWNRFSKPHNEPRFLPKEDMLEYEGWKEITEEVFSRFFSKSAVKRTGWLGLKRNAEFL, via the coding sequence ATGAAACAATTCCAACATTCTGTTCAAATTAAAGCCATTGCCAAACGCCTTGGTTTCGATTATGTTGGTATTTCTAAAGCAGAGTTTTTAAAAGAGGAAGCCCCTAGATTAGAAGCTTGGTTATCAAATAATTACCATGGAAAAATGGCTTACATGGCCAATTATTTTGATCTTAGACTTGATCCTCGTTTGCTTGTGCCAGGTGCTAAATCTGTTGTTTCTCTGTTGCTTAATTATTTTCCGGATCAAAAACAACAATCCTCTAACCATAAAATTTCTAAGTATGCCTATGGTGAAGATTATCATATGGTAATTAAGGATAAATTGTTCGAGTTCTTAAGTTTGATACGGGAGGAGATTGGCGAAGTGGGGGGGAGGGTTTTTGTTGATTCGGCTCCTGTTATGGATAAAGCCTGGGCTCAAAAATCCGGTTTAGGATGGATTGGAAAAAATTCCAACCTGATTACCAAGCAACAGGGTTCTTTCTTTTTCATTGCCGAATTAATCATAGACCTGGAACTGGAGCCCGACGGACCAATAAAGGATTATTGCGGTACTTGTACCCGATGTATTGATGCCTGTCCTACCCAAGCCATTATTCAACCGCAGGTGGTAGATGGCAGTAAATGTATTTCTTACTTTACCATTGAATTAAAAGAAGCTATTCCGGTTGAATGGAAAGGTAAATTCGACGACTGGATGTTTGGATGCGATACCTGCCAGGATGTTTGCCCCTGGAATCGCTTTTCGAAACCACACAACGAGCCTCGTTTCTTACCAAAAGAGGATATGCTGGAATATGAGGGTTGGAAAGAGATAACGGAGGAGGTTTTTAGTCGATTTTTTTCTAAATCTGCCGTTAAAAGAACAGGATGGTTGGGTTTGAAAAGAAATGCCGAGTTTCTTTAG